TTTTGCAAAACGAATCTATCAATTTGCTATATATTCAGAGAGGTTAAAAACAGGGGCCCCGTTCATTACCTTTAACTGCGCTGATTATTACCATAATCCTCAATTACTTCTTTCTCAGTTATTTGGTCATAAGCAAGGGAGTTTCACTGGAGCAACTGAAAGTAAAGTAGGTTTAGTAGAACAAGCAAATGAAGGCATTCTCTTTATGGATGAAATACACCGGCTTCCTCCTGAAGGTCAAGAAATGCTTTTTTACCTCATTGATCAAGGTACGTACAATCGTCTAGGGGAAACAGATCATAAGCGAATGTCTAAAGTATTAATTATTTGTGCTACAACTGAAAATCCCGGTTCAGCCTTACTGCAAACTTTCTTAAGAAGAATTCCGATGACTATCCATATTCCGTCATTAGAAGAGCGATCTCTCAAAGAAAAGATTCGTCTCACAACGTTTCTTTTAGAACAAGAAGCTAAACGAATTAATAAAAAGCTAAGTGTCCACATTGATGTATTAAATGCTTTAATCCACACTGAAAAATTCGGGAATGTAGGGCAGTTAAAGTCCAATGTACAGCTCGTGTGCGCACACGGATTTTTAAATAACCTTGATAGTAAACATATGGTGGAACTTACAGTGAGAGATTTGCCTGATGATATTAAACGAGATTGGATTTCAAATAGTAAAAATATGGAGCGCAGCAGAAAAATTTCTGAATATGTAAATCTCAAAACGATCATTTCTCCGGCTATGGAGAGCCAAGAAATAAAAATAGAGGAAGACGTATCATTTAATTTATATCAGTTAATAGAAGAAAAAGTAGATGTTTTAACAAAAGAAGGTTTATCTCAAGAAGACATCAATCAATATATTCTTACTGACATTCATTTGAATGTTCGGAGCTTTTTTAATCAAAAAAATGGCCAGAGTTCTAATTTAATGAAATTCGTAGAAGACGACGTAATTCAGCTTACAAAAGAATTAAAACATTTAGCAGAAAAAGAATTGAACTGTAAATTTGATCGCAGATTTATTCATTTTTTGAGTATGCATATGGAATCCTTTTTAAAGCGAAAAAAACAAGTAGACGTATTAAATACAAAGGAGATAGATGAAATTCGCGAAACGTATCCAAAAGAATATGCGGTAGCCCTGCTTTTTAAAAATCGAATTGAAAAGTGGTTTAACATTGTCGTGCCAGAAATAGAAGTTATTTATCTCACAATGGTTATTCAATCCATTCGAACGTTAGAAGAAAATAAGCGAGTGGGGATTGTGGTTGCTGCACATGGAAACAGCACGGCAACTTCTATGGTAGAAGTGGCTACGGAGCTTTTAGGAAGTACTCCTATTATAGCTATTGATGTGCCTTTGACGGTATCTCCAGTCGAAATTGTAGATAGATTAATCCAGGGAATTAAGAAAGTAGATGAAGGAGAAGGCGTATTAATGCTTGTAGACATGGGCTCGCTTGCCATGTTAGAAAGCAAGTTAGAACAAAAAACAGGGACTAAGATTAAAACAATCAGCAACGTGACGACGTCTATGGTGTTAGACACCGTTAGAAAAGTAAATTATTTAGACTTAAATTTATATGCCATATTTGATTCGGTGCAAAAAGACTTTATGGAATTTATAGATAAGCAGCAGCATGTGTTTGGGAAAAAGAAAGCCCTTGTTTCTATTTGTACAACAGGAAGCGGTACAGCAAAACAATTAGAAAAAATCTTAACGATTATTTCACGGAAAGTATCTCAAGAGCCTATTAAAATTCTAACCGTTTCTTCTATTAAATTAGCAGCAAACATTCGGGAAATTCAAAAAGAATATGAAATTGTCGCAACAGCAGGTACCAAAAACCCTAAGATTGATGCGCCTCATGTATCACTAGAAGTCCTTATTGAAGGGCAGGGAGAGCGAATACTTCAACAGGCAATTACAAAAGAAACGATACGCTATGATGAGGAGAAGACTGAAGGGAATATTGTAGTGCGTGAACTTTGCGAAGAAAACTTACGAAAGTACCTTCTATTTATTAATCCGTATCTCATAAGTGAAATTCTGTTAGAGTGGTTAAATCACGTACAAGATGAGTTAGAAATGAAATTAAGCAACACCGTTATGATTCGAATTGTGATGCATACAGCCTTTGCTTTAGAAAGAATGATAAAAAACGAACCTCTTGCTTTTCCGGAGGATGAAGAAATCACTCCTCAGTTAGAAAATATTTATCAAAAAACGGAAAAAACATTACAAGCCGTCGAAAAAAAGCTTAAACTTACCTTAACAAGAGATGAAAAATTATTTATTGCCACCATTTTTGCGGATGAAATGTAAAAATCATATGATAATCCCAAGAAACTAGTTTAATTTATATGCCGCTAGTTTCTTTTTTTATCCCATTTTTTAAATAACAGAAAAACCTGTATTAAAACGCATGACGTTTTGATACAGGTTTATTTATTTTAAGAAACCTGTATCAACAACAAAGAAAAAGGTATTGAAAAATAAATGAAAGCGCTTAATACTCTTTGTTGGCACGATACTTGCAATAAATAAGTGTAGAACGTAAAAGAGAGGAGCAAGTGTACATGATTTCAGTCATTATTAGTGGGCATGGTGATTTCGCACCAGCATTAGAAGGGTCTTCCAAAATGATATTTGGTGAAGAGAATCACGTAGTAGCCGTACCTTTTCTAAAAGGAGAGGGTATCCAAACGCTTGAAGCAAAATATAAGCAAGCATTAGAGGAAATGCCCTTAGAAAATGAAGTGCTTTTTCTAGTCGATATTTTTGGAGGTACACCTTACAATGCGGCTACTCCCTATATCCTTAAAAACAAAACAGCGGATATGGTATCCGGAGTTAACTTGCCTATGTTATTAGAAGTGTTAGCCATGAGGGAACACGTTACATTAAAAGAGATGCTAGGGAGATTAAAGCAAGTGAATGAAGAAAGTTTTCAAGTGTGCAGTGAACATTTGGAGAAAGTCCAGCAAGCAAACCAAATCGGAGAGGATGGATTATTATGAAAATCGTTTTAGCAAGAATTGATGACCGCTTTATTCACGGGCAGGTATTAACAAGATGGATCAAAACAAATGCAGCAGATCGAATTATCATTGTTTCAGATGAGGTGGCAGCGGATGAAATGCGAAAAACGCTTATTCTTTCTGTGGCTCCTTCGAATGTAAAAGCAAGTGCTGTCTCAATTTCTAAAATGACAAAAGCATTTCACAGCCCTCGTTATCAGGATACAACAGCCATGCT
The genomic region above belongs to Priestia megaterium and contains:
- a CDS encoding sigma 54-interacting transcriptional regulator, whose protein sequence is MKRIDKVYNQLLSNFQEFTEVELLHKQGSSAIEIAEQLDLERSNVSLELNKLVRMQKVIKIKMFPVRYAPLEIVETIFRQKWDTNKMEVEKLEQLSNGGKEEALSANPFELMIGATGSLKKSISQAKAAVLYPPNGLHMLLLGPTGSGKSLFAKRIYQFAIYSERLKTGAPFITFNCADYYHNPQLLLSQLFGHKQGSFTGATESKVGLVEQANEGILFMDEIHRLPPEGQEMLFYLIDQGTYNRLGETDHKRMSKVLIICATTENPGSALLQTFLRRIPMTIHIPSLEERSLKEKIRLTTFLLEQEAKRINKKLSVHIDVLNALIHTEKFGNVGQLKSNVQLVCAHGFLNNLDSKHMVELTVRDLPDDIKRDWISNSKNMERSRKISEYVNLKTIISPAMESQEIKIEEDVSFNLYQLIEEKVDVLTKEGLSQEDINQYILTDIHLNVRSFFNQKNGQSSNLMKFVEDDVIQLTKELKHLAEKELNCKFDRRFIHFLSMHMESFLKRKKQVDVLNTKEIDEIRETYPKEYAVALLFKNRIEKWFNIVVPEIEVIYLTMVIQSIRTLEENKRVGIVVAAHGNSTATSMVEVATELLGSTPIIAIDVPLTVSPVEIVDRLIQGIKKVDEGEGVLMLVDMGSLAMLESKLEQKTGTKIKTISNVTTSMVLDTVRKVNYLDLNLYAIFDSVQKDFMEFIDKQQHVFGKKKALVSICTTGSGTAKQLEKILTIISRKVSQEPIKILTVSSIKLAANIREIQKEYEIVATAGTKNPKIDAPHVSLEVLIEGQGERILQQAITKETIRYDEEKTEGNIVVRELCEENLRKYLLFINPYLISEILLEWLNHVQDELEMKLSNTVMIRIVMHTAFALERMIKNEPLAFPEDEEITPQLENIYQKTEKTLQAVEKKLKLTLTRDEKLFIATIFADEM
- a CDS encoding mannose/fructose/sorbose PTS transporter subunit IIA, producing the protein MISVIISGHGDFAPALEGSSKMIFGEENHVVAVPFLKGEGIQTLEAKYKQALEEMPLENEVLFLVDIFGGTPYNAATPYILKNKTADMVSGVNLPMLLEVLAMREHVTLKEMLGRLKQVNEESFQVCSEHLEKVQQANQIGEDGLL